ATCCGCCCCAGCATATTACCAACGCGATTGGCGAGATTGTTCTAGGACACCTGAATGAAAATGATTCCAACGAACACCTTGACCTAGGTACGCGACCTGATCGCCGTTGTTTTTACTTGCTAACTCGCATGTCGGACAGGACACCCTCTCGCCGAAGGGTTTGACCTTCGTTCTGGTACTGTTACCGTCAAAGTACCAGAGGTGAAGCCGGGTGAAAATTACTTTGTTGTTTGTGAGTCGTTCAAGTTAATTGGGACACAAGGAATTGACCGCTTTTAGTATTCGGCGACTCTGGAAACACAAGTCCACCATTTTCCATAGAAAAATTGGAGGATGACTACGGTACAATTGGTCTTAATGCTCTTCAACTTCCATCTCGCGTTATTCGACGTTTCTCGGGACTCTAGAAGAAACTTTCAAAGTCATCAACGCCTCGTGGACGACCTGAGCCTCTCTCACCGATACTCAAACTTCTTTTGCCTTCCTTCAAGTTCTCAACTCAAGAAATAGCATTACTTCGGTTACGCCCcccgataaatatcgctgtCTTGTGATCTACAAATCTAATCTTCCAGATATGCTTTGTTCGAACGAAAGGATGGTACTTCTTAAGCACTCGACGACCGAGGCATAGTTCGCACTAAAGCTCTTCTTGCGCTGTCCACCGAGCCTTTAGGGGACATAAACCTTGTCGCTTGACCACCTTACAGAAAGAAGCTCAGAGATTCTTTCTTGAAACCCAAGGAATTTGTGCAAACAGATTAGAAACACCTAGATCAGACGACGGTGTCTTTGTCTGATCTTATTTGGTTGACTCTCCATCTCTATAAAAGCCCGTTGGAATCTTGACTTCAGATTATtatcttcttccctttctgtCATCAACCACAACGACTTTACAAGTCCCGTTCTCTTCATTATTCTGTTAGTCTTtactggttttttttttgccccgACATGCAGACCGGTGCTGTCAACGCTATTCTCTGTGCTTTTCTGTTCATCTTTCAGCTTGTTGCCGCGTCCCCCGTCCCTCACATTCTATTTTCCCGGGGTGCGGAGATCGTCTATCGACCGAAGATCATTAAAGAGTCCATTGGCACTGAGTGGTATCGCGGTAGTGCACAGACAGTAAGCACTTGAAATCTATATTTTCTACTCAGTTTGGTTTACTGATTAGTCCCAAAAAACCCAGATTTCCTGGGGTAAACTTGATACCAACTCCAGGACAGGATTCATTTAATCATGTCATTCTTTCGTCAGAAACCTCGGACATTCCCAAGGAAAAAGAGGAGGCAACAGGAACCCTTCTTCTCGGATACTTGGAAGACAACAGCGAGAATTTGGATCTTAGTGGGTGTCGGTTCCGCTACTTCAGCGCTCAGCTTTCGTAAAAGGTGGCCTTACCGTCATTACAGACTACCCTCTCGCCGATCATTTTTCACTCAAGGAAGGGTCTGTAACCTTCACCGTCCCGAAACATCTTGAGCGGAAGAAAAATTACATTGTTGCTTGTAAGTGCGATACCTCTGGTACTGCTGACGGATGGACATGATTTGACCGGCAAGCTGCACACAGTGTTGGGTGACTCCGGCAACATTTCTGAACCTTTTGCTGTGGTCTGAGCATTCTAAACATGCTACGAGGACTAATTTTTCCACGAACACTTTCCACGAACACTTTCCTCCTATAGTATTGATACTCCATAATACTTCCCTATTTTCCATTCAGCAACAACTTAAGTTGCGGCTTAGCTCCTTACAGACCTCGAACAAATCCTGTTATGATGACCTTGATGCTACCATATATCAATTTTAATGTTGTTGACTTTTCGCGCTCGACAAATCTTGAGATGAGCACTCACAACCGACTGTTAAATTCAAAGTAAATCCGGGTATATGTATGTGCAGATTCGTAGATATCCTAAAGTCCGGCAGCCGCTGGACTCAACCTCATCGTCAGTCAagccttctttcccttcccaGAGGATTGCGCAGTTCGCAGCGTTTTGGCAACGAAATGGTACGAATCATACATGAGCCACAACGGAATAACGACCCAGCTATAAAAAAGATCAGCAACAGAAGAGAAGTGGTTCTTTATTGCACTCACATCATGTTCATAAACTGGAGGCAAGTAATCGAGTAAGAATACGTTAAGCAAAAGTCGAGGCATGAGTACTGACCACGAGATAGACCCAAAGGTAGAGGACATTCGACGTGTCGAGGTTGGGACTACCTGTCAACCACTCGGGACAGAACGTCATCCATCTTCAGAGGAAAAGTTTAAGTTTAGGAACCGTCGTTCACAATAAGACCTTGATAGCACACCCGCCGTAAAGTTCCGCCGTGCTTAACACCACCAGCCAATAATGCCTTGCGGGGTCATCTCTCGAAAGCAACCTCAAAATGTAGCAGCAAAGTGGACCAGCTCCCAAAACAGTCAGAATTTCCAATGACACGACAGTGGGATCTGAGACTCCCCAACGAAAATCTGCCGCCACGTACTCCTTCCCTGTGTTTATGAAGATTGAGTATCATTTCCGTGTTTTTCGATAGGGAAACATACACATCTCCGCGAGAGGACCAGAACTGGTGTTGACCTGTCTGCCGAACATAGACAGGTATAGCCATGATCCCTCAAAGCTGAAATGGATCATCGCGTCGAAAGCCTTGAACAGGTGTTGAGTCATCGTTGGATAGATAATAGTAATACAACACATACGAGCCATATGAAGGTGAACCGATCCTTTGCGCTCGCGTTTTTGGGTAGAAAGACTTGAGATGCGACGTAAGCTGCTAAACCGACACCTACGACACCAATAAGAGAGAAGAGAGACGTTGTGGTGAATATCGTGGGGGACGACATGGTTGGAGGGAACTTCAATTCCGTGCGAAAGTACTTTTGCCGTTGTCACAGGCCCGGCAATGCTCTTTTATCCggatcccaaaaaggaaatcgcTATCCGGACGCCACCTCAGGCAACGCTTGACGCAGGTACCGTTCCTTGAAAATGATTCTCTGGCACTGGTTATTGGTGACATCCAGCATGAAGATTTCTGCCTTTGGTCCCTTTCAACCTGTTTGCAGTGAGAATTGGATTAGAGGCTGGTACAAGACCTCAAGCTCGTCCAGAGCAGATTCACGAGCGCGGTTGTTAGTCCTTTCTCTTGTGAACGGTGACATGGCCTCCCTTCCCACACGTTAGATCTGTCGACGTCTCCCCCTTGATCCTATATCGAAAAATGACACCGAAATGACACTGTGGCCTTGTTCCTTTTTCTCGGCAGGTGCAATTCCAAGTATAAAGCTATCCGTTGGTTGTGGCGGTATCCTTTCATCCCCTCCCTTCGCCTCCCTTCGTTTTTTGCCATGTTTCGCCTTCTCATCCTTGCTCTGTCCAGTACACTCATTTGTGCCAAGAATGCTAAACGTGGTCTCTCCTTTGCTTCGGTCGATAACACAGCAGACGTATTAAACTTCAATCAAACTGCCAGCGAGATTTCGTGGATTTACGACTGGGGTACTCCCGTTCCGCCTTATCTTGCATCATCTGGAGTCGAGTATATTCCAATGCAATGGGGCGCCGGGAATATTGAGAACCTCTCGACCACCGTGAAAGCACAGGGTTCCAAGGTCATCCTGGTTCGTAAACATTTTCTcgtagtatttttcatgATGCTTATGCCTCTCTGCTAGGGTTTCAACGAACCGGATTTCAAGGAGCAGTCGAACATCGATCCTAACTTTGCTGCTCAACTGTGGATGAAATATATTGAGCCGCTCAAGGCCTCGGGTGTTCGGCTGGGTGGACCCGCAGTTTCCAGCGGGGGAAGTGGGATTCCTTGGATGACATCTTTCCTCGCCGCCTGTTCAAACTGCACGATTGATTTCATTCCTGTGCATTGGTAGGTCATCCCGAGATGAATCCATTCGTTGTTTATGTTGACAGGACTTGAAGGTACGGTACTGGCGTGGCTGGTTTCTACGATTATCTGTGGCAGATGCACAATAAATCCGGGAACAAAACGCTATGGATTACGGAGTACGCAAACACTTCGCTTAATCAAACCGGTCAGTTGAAATTTTTCTGTGGCCAGTAAATTTGATTGACGACTCCTCACGCCCTCAGAGGTGGATGAATTTTTAAACCAAACCACAACTTATCTCGATGGTCTGGATTGGGTTGAACGTTACGCATGGTTCGGTTACTTCGTAAGTGGTCTGATCTGCGTGACTTTAGACGTTGTACTGAGCACTGGGACTTTTTCAGAGACCCGCGAATGGTTCTGCATACAGTAAGTCATGAAACACTCCATTCCTTCGCGAGACTAACAAACCCTTGAACGTAGACTTTATGAATGCAGATGGAGGCCTGAATGACTTGGGGAAGCACTATATCGGCGCAGATACGGTAGTACGGAGTGGTCCATCTACCGCCACACAGGCTTCTAATGGTGGAGGTAATCCCACTAAAAGTTTACCGACTGTCTCCGCCGGAGCTGGCCGCCAACCGACGTTTTTACCCGCCAACAATCATGCACTGGCTCGCTGGAAATTTTCTATCAGTGGACTTGTCGGTGCTTTCCTTGTCGCCATCGCAAGCATATGAACTCAGAAGTAGAAACTTTGGACTTCACATACCTTTGATTCTTGAAAGACAGTGACTCTTTAGTTTATACACATCCACTGTTATACCATAATTTTCAAAGATTGTATTATTGTCTACTACGGGGCTGAGATCAATGTACAGTTTTCAACTTAAATCCGAGACCGCCGAACATACCTCTTTCGATTCAACAACCAACATAAACCGTAAACGTGGATTGGTTGTATCCCCTCTTCAACAACGCTAATGCTATACAGAGGATCTTTCGTTCATTGCCCACAGCTCGGCCAGGTGGATATATTGAATGATCACTTACTAGGTACCAGTGATGCCAGCGTTTAGCAAAATTTCAGACAACTTTTTTTCTCAACTAGCTGTCAATGAAGCCGGTTTCATCAAGCACTTCGAACCTTCAGATTCCATCAACTCACGTCGATATCTAGATACACATCTGGCATCTCAAGAGTTGATCGCGTTGGAGCCAGGCAATTTCCTACTTCCAACTTTCTGTGATTTGCACCTACACGCGCCGCAGTTCTTGTACCAAGGGAATGGGCTACACTTACCTCTCATGAAATGGTTGGATGAATATGCCTTCAAGGCTGAAGAGGAATTGGACTCTAACCCTGCTTTGGCGAAGAAAGTGTATTCTGGTCTTGCCAATCGGTTAATTGAGCACGGAACTGGGGCTGTCATGCTTTTTGGCACGATACGGGAGGAAACAAAGTGTGTACTGCTCATTCGCATTTTGGGAACGTTCAACTCATGACTAACCAGTCTGATTCTTGCAGAAGTTTTCTTGAACGCTGGATTAAGAGGGTTCATTGGAAAGCTCTCGATGGATATATCGACTCGTCCCACGTATGTCGAAAACTCGGCAGAAGAATCTCTTGTCGCCATTGCAAGCTTCATAGGAAAGCTGAAGGCAATGACGAGTCAGCTCCCCGTCCACAGACGGCTGGTTGAGCCCGTCGTCACTCCACGCTTTGTACCGACATGTTCCAACGAGTTGCTTCACGGACTCGGAAAGTATGCACGAGAACAATGTCTTAGAATCCAGAGCCACTTAGCCGAAGCTCACGATCAGGTGGATTGGGTTAGACGTGAACGAGGAGCCGAAGATGTGGAAGTGTTTGAAAAGGTATTCGATTACCATTAAATGACACTCCCTCCGTGCTAAACTACTCTGTAGAACAATCTTTTGACACCAAGAACGGTCCAAGCTCATTGCACATTCCTTGACAGTCCCTCCTTATGCAAGATCCATGATCAGCAGACCACTATAGCGCATTGCCCATTATCCAATGCTTACTTCTCTGCAGAACCTTTCCGGCTTCGTGAAGCGTTGAACATAGGCGTGTCTGTAGGTCTTGGCACCGATGTCGCTGGGGGGTACAGCATCGACATCATGAATGCCATGAGACAAGCAGTTGTGGTGTCTCGAATGAGAGAAGGTGCGAGGACAATGGGAAATATATCATCTCGAGTGAGCCTTGCCATCGATTGGAAGGAGGCACTCTACCTCGCAACACGCGGAGGTGCTATAGGCCTAGGTCTTCCCGATGGGAGTGGTATGTTTCAAGTAGGTGCCCCATTCGATGCACAGCATAGTGAGTGTCACCTTCGAAATGACTGCGACATAGATATTTACAGAATCAACCTTTCAACAGTCGAGCTGTTTAAGATAGAACCCGCTCGCGGTATAGGATCTTTCGACGTGTTTGAACTCGAATTGGATGGGCACGGACTTTCAGAAGATATGGTAGAAAAATGGTGGTGTCTTGGTGACAGCCGAAATCGCTTAGCAACATGGGTGCAGGGTGTCAAACTTGCTGCAATTCCTGTTCAAGAGTAATAGTAGAACTTGGAATTCTACGAAGACAGTAAGCCAGTGTGGCGTGATATAATCAGCAGCGAATCGTACCTCCCAGAAGGGATCTCGTCATTTATAAGGTCCTCCCAGCACGGAAGGCCCAACACGGACGGGAGTTCGTTCCATGCATGCTGACGGTACTGGGTAACCTCTTGTTGGAATGCCTCACGGCATAAGATACAGAACGTTCCGTCTTGAAGCACCTCTGTCATGGCGTCGGACATGAAATAAAAGACGCCAGTGCGCATCTTCCAAGACCTTTCGAGCCTAAAAGTCGCCCGTGTAAAGTGACGGATACAGGCCTTCTGATTCGTGCAACCTTCCGTTGGCTTACGTTCGCCGCATATCCTGCGAGTAAAGTCCATGAGTAAATCCAGTCTTCTCTGGAACATCAAGGTATAATCCTTTATGTCTCGTGGGTGTAGTTCCGAGGACGGCTTGGAAGGGTGTTTTGTCAATAGTTTTGGATGGTCGGCTCGAAGTAAGTCATTCAGAGGGTATAATGAAAGGAAGTAGAATACAGAGGGAAGAACAATGCGAACGTTTGTTTCTCTGGCCAAGTTGAGGACATGGATAGGATGAACGAATGGATAGCTCATCTGGTTTACGGATGGCGTTTTGACGGCAAGATCGACCATGTTATCGTGCCCTCGAAGAGTATAACACCATGTCTCTGTCAGAAAGTGTATCGCCTGTGTTCTGAGATGACCGATACAATACTTTGTTGACAATCGAAGGATTCCAGCTAGATAGAAAAAGTCGTCAATAGAACGATTTGCAAAAGACCTGTCAGATTCAGATCAGGAACGTCATGGGGAGATTCGCTGAATAGAGCATACGGTCCGTCATAAAGGGCTTTCACAAGAATGGAAAGCTCGACTGAGAGGTCGTGCATGGGTACAACTTGACAATCTTCTGGAGCGTCAAATACAGATTGGGGCTGAGGCATCTCAAACATCCCTTGGAAGACTTCTGAATGCCTGGAAAGCACCCCTTTGTGGACACGAAACGCAATTGGAGATTTCTGGTCGTTAGTGACTAGAATAATGTTCCCGTCGCTGAACCAAGGCTTACATATAAGTTGAAGATTAGCGACGACGAGCTTAAGTATTCATAGTGACCTACGTCTCCTCGTTGATACACAACATCGTCCATGTAAATTTCCAGCTATCTCTTCGATACTGAGGATGAACGGTAGTGGTAACGGTGCAACTTCAAGGGAGCTTCGGCTGATCAACCTCTTGACCGGCAACCACGATGAGCTCACAGAGTCAGTCGCCGTCGCCGTCGCCGCTGACTACCTCAAGATCTAGAACTCCTTCACGAGCTAGCACTCCAAATCCGACGCTCAATCGATCTCCTTCACGCTTTACGATTCCTCCTGCACTTCGACCATCACCATCTCTATCCAACCTTCAGGTTCATAGTTTTAACAATCCTTCGGTCTCAGACACACCGCCGCCCCCTGTACCATCTGTCACTCTTAGCCAACAGCTGGACAGCAGCGCCTCCTCAATCGTGAATTTAGATTTAAATGAAGGGATCCTGATACAAGATGGAGAAGCGGAGACCGAAGTTGCGGAGGAAGATATAGTGGTATCGCCACCCGATGGGTCTCCAACGGATGAAAATACAAAAAGGATGCTGCGGGACCAACTCAGAAAGACACTGAGCTATAAATCCTCGAGACCCGGTACGTGATTGACATCTCTCGATATCCAGGTCCTGATGTTACAATTTACATATGCGCAGAACTCGGCTCGAATCGCGTACGatcgaaaggaaagaggcgAGGGCCCAACGAACTATCGTTTGAAGCAGGTGTGCTCTCCTTGGGATCGCAAGACTTTCGAGACTTTAACCTTACCTTAGCTACCCAGTTCCCACCGCGGGAATACTTCATATTAACTGATGCAGGAAAACCTGTCTTTTCGAGGTTGGATCCGCACTCACTTGATCAACGCCTGTTAGCTAATGTTTGGTAGCCGACCAGGAAGTGAAGAAGCTGACGACGCGGCCTCCTCGATCGGAATCATGCAAGCCCTCATTTCAATTTTCATTGATACTGGAGACAAGCTTCGGTGTATTAATGCTGGCAGAACGCGAATAGTGTTCCTACAGCGTTCTCCTCTTTACTATGTCAGCGTGTCGTCTTGGGGAGAACCCGAGTTTGTGGTAAGTCGGTTCATACCAATGACTTAGGACATCGGGTTAATTTGCACTTGTAAAGGAAGACACGGTCCCACCTTGaatatcttcatcttcagatCCTGAGTATTGTCACAGCGGCTCAATTACGAAGAATCTTCGAACGTCGGACTAATTTCGATCTTCGGCGACTTCTGAATGGTGTGCTATCTTGATTTTCTAGGTAGAGTTTCCTGATGTACTCTCCTAGGCGCGGAGAATATCCTCCACTCGATGATCAGACGACTTGAGTTTGATTTGGCTATGGCCACGTCTTCTCTACACTGCTTGAAACTAGACAgcagctttcgaa
This genomic window from Marasmius oreades isolate 03SP1 chromosome 8, whole genome shotgun sequence contains:
- a CDS encoding uncharacterized protein (CAZy:GH128), with the translated sequence MILWHWLLVTSSMKISAFGPFQPVCSENWIRGWYKTSSSSRADSRARFTLICAKNAKRGLSFASVDNTADVLNFNQTASEISWIYDWGTPVPPYLASSGVEYIPMQWGAGNIENLSTTVKAQGSKVILGFNEPDFKEQSNIDPNFAAQLWMKYIEPLKASGVRLGGPAVSSGGSGIPWMTSFLAACSNCTIDFIPVHWYGTGVAGFYDYLWQMHNKSGNKTLWITEYANTSLNQTEVDEFLNQTTTYLDGLDWVERYAWFGYFRPANGSAYNFMNADGGLNDLGKHYIGADTVVRSGPSTATQASNGGGNPTKSLPTVSAGAGRQPTFLPANNHALARWKFSISGLVGAFLVAIASI
- a CDS encoding uncharacterized protein (MEROPS:MER0037714), which gives rise to MLYRGSFVHCPQLGQVDILNDHLLAVNEAGFIKHFEPSDSINSRRYLDTHLASQELIALEPGNFLLPTFCDLHLHAPQFLYQGNGLHLPLMKWLDEYAFKAEEELDSNPALAKKVYSGLANRLIEHGTGAVMLFGTIREETNLILAEVFLNAGLRGFIGKLSMDISTRPTYVENSAEESLVAIASFIGKLKAMTSQLPVHRRLVEPVVTPRFVPTCSNELLHGLGKYAREQCLRIQSHLAEAHDQVDWVRRERGAEDVEVFEKNNLLTPRTVQAHCTFLDSPSLCKIHDQQTTIAHCPLSNAYFSAEPFRLREALNIGVSVGLGTDVAGGYSIDIMNAMRQAVVVSRMREGARTMGNISSRVSLAIDWKEALYLATRGGAIGLGLPDGSGMFQVGAPFDAQHIELFKIEPARGIGSFDVFELELDGHGLSEDMVEKWWCLGDSRNRLATWVQGVKLAAIPVQE
- a CDS encoding uncharacterized protein (CAZy:GH128), which gives rise to MFRLLILALSSTLICAKNAKRGLSFASVDNTADVLNFNQTASEISWIYDWGTPVPPYLASSGVEYIPMQWGAGNIENLSTTVKAQGSKVILGFNEPDFKEQSNIDPNFAAQLWMKYIEPLKASGVRLGGPAVSSGGSGIPWMTSFLAACSNCTIDFIPVHWYGTGVAGFYDYLWQMHNKSGNKTLWITEYANTSLNQTEVDEFLNQTTTYLDGLDWVERYAWFGYFRPANGSAYNFMNADGGLNDLGKHYIGADTVVRSGPSTATQASNGGGNPTKSLPTVSAGAGRQPTFLPANNHALARWKFSISGLVGAFLVAIASI